From the genome of Nicotiana sylvestris chromosome 1, ASM39365v2, whole genome shotgun sequence:
CTCCAACAATCTCACCTTCTCCCTCAGAAGTTCCTACTCCAATTACTGTTTCATCACCTTCACCTGTAGATGCACCAATTAGCTCATTGTCACCATCTCCTCAAGAAGCTCCAATTGTCATCATTACACCTCCTCCTCAAAGTGGTGATTCTCCTCGTCCTGCTCCTGTTCTTGCTCCTGCTCCTGCTCCTGTGCCTGATCGCGTATGTGGCCATCATCCTCATGAGGGCCACCACTCAGGTCATGTCGGCCACCATCGGCCCCACACTAATTGTATTCACCAC
Proteins encoded in this window:
- the LOC104248050 gene encoding classical arabinogalactan protein 10-like — its product is MGTSSHLLLLLCLFFLSTATFSRKITLKPTAPTPSPSEETPTISPSPSEVPTPITVSSPSPVDAPISSLSPSPQEAPIVIITPPPQSGDSPRPAPVLAPAPAPVPDRVCGHHPHEGHHSGHVGHHRPHTNCIHHHGHHHHHGKESHHHERVQPPVQEPAPSAPVSSPEVSAQAPESE